In Humulus lupulus chromosome 7, drHumLupu1.1, whole genome shotgun sequence, the following are encoded in one genomic region:
- the LOC133788755 gene encoding thioredoxin-like 1-2, chloroplastic → MKEVESAEDLVESLSKAGDKLVIVDFFYPGCGGCRALHPKICQMAEMNPDVQFLQVNYEEHKSMCYSLNVHVLPFFRFYRGAHGRLCSFSCTNATIKKFKDALAKHTPDRCSIGPVKWLEEKELLALAANKDLSFNYTPKPVEEPVPAEKQLVVAEAESSSTSSKEPVLPRTSRFAQDFEEKTVLAAAGR, encoded by the exons ATGAAGGAGGTGGAATCTGCAGAAGACCTGGTAGAATCCCTTTCAAAAGCTGGGGATAAGCTAGTTATTGTTGATTTCTTTTATCCTGGTTGTGGTGGCTGCAGAGCTCTTCATCCCAAG ATTTGTCAAATGGCAGAGATGAACCCAGATGTTCAATTCCTTCAGGTCAACTATGAAGAGCACAAATCCATGTGTTATAGTCTCAATGTCCATGTTTTGCCTTTCTTCCGCTTCTACAGAGGAGCTCATGGACGTTTATGCAGCTTTAGCTGTACTAATGCCACG ATCAAGAAATTCAAAGATGCATTGGCCAAACACACCCCGGATCGCTGCAGCATCGGGCCAGTAAAATGGCTGGAAGAGAAAGAGCTCTTAGCTCTGGCTGCTAATAAAGATCTTTCATTCAACTACACACCAAAGCCTGTTGAGGAGCCTGTTCCTGCAGAAAAACAACTAGTTGTGGCAGAAGCAGAATCATCTTCTACTTCTAGCAAAGAACCTGTTCTTCCAAGAACATCAAGGTTTGCTCAAGATTTTGAGGAGAAAACAGTATTGGCCGCCGCTGGGAGATGA
- the LOC133788756 gene encoding stomatal closure-related actin-binding protein 1 gives MTRVSRDFGDTMQKEAVPAVSADVIFASSRFPNYKIGSNNQIVELKDDPKVLSMKEVVARETAQLLEQQKRLSVRDLASKFEKGLAAAAKLSEEARLREAASLEKHVLLKKLRDALESLKGRVAGRNKDDVEEAIAMVEALAVQLTQREGELMQEKTEVKKLASFLKQASEDARRLVDEERAFARAEIEAARAAVQRVEEALQDQERMSRASGKQDLEELMKEVQEARRIKMLHQPSKVMDMEHELQALRKQLTEKSKHYLRLQKELAMSKRGMENNNQLYEIDGTEALGSYLQIQPCSDDVPDLSRCSIQWYRVSSEGCKKELISGATKLIYAPEPFDVGRVLQVDIVAEDKTITLTTTGPVDPAAGLGSYVEALVRKHDVEFNVVITQMNGVNHQSESIHAFHIGKMRIKLCKAKTTIAKEYYSSSMQLCGVRGGGNAAAQALFWQAKKGVSFVLAFESERERNAAIMLARRFAFDCNIMLAGPDDRAPLGT, from the exons ATGACGAGGGTAAGCAGAGACTTTGGTGATACGATGCAAAAAGAAGCTGTTCCAGCAGTTTCAGCCGATGTGATATTTGCTTCGAGTCGGTTTCCAAATTATAAGATTGGATCGAACAATCAGATTGTTGAGTTAAAGGATGATCCcaaagtactatcaatgaaagAGGTCGTTGCTCGAGAGACTGCGCAGCTGTTGGAGCAGCAGAAGCGCCTTTCAGTTCGTGACCTCGCCAGTAAATTTGAGAAGGGGTTGGCTGCTGCCGCTAAATTGTCTGAAGAG GCAAGACTAAGAGAGGCAGCTTCCTTGGAAAAGCATGTTCTTTTGAAGAAGCTTAGGGATGCACTGGAATCCTTAAAAGGACGTGTGGCTGGTAGAAACAAGGATGATGTAGAAGAAGCAATAGCGATG GTAGAGGCCTTAGCAGTTCAGTTGACTCAAAGAGAAGGAGAGTTGATGCAAGAAAAGACAGAAGTGAAGAAGCTAGCAAGTTTTCTTAAACAG GCTTCAGAAGATGCTAGAAGACTCGTTGATGAGGAAAGAGCATTTGCTCGTGCTGAAATTGAAGCTGCCAGAGCAGCAGTACAGAGAGTAGAAGAGGCTCTTCAAGATCAAGAGCGAATGTCTCGTGCGTCAGGGAAGCAG GATTTGGAGGAGTTGATGAAGGAGGTTCAAGAGGCTAGACGGATAAAAATGCTGCATCAACCAAGCAAG GTTATGGACATGGAACATGAACTTCAAGCTTTGAGGAAACAGCTCACAGAGAAGTCTAAGCATTATCTTCGTCTTCAGAAAGAG CTGGCAATGAGCAAGAGAGGCATGGAGAACAATAATCAATTGTATGAAATAGATGGTACTGAAGCTTTAGGTTCATATTTGCAAATTCAACCCTGCTCTGATGATGTTCCAGATCTATCTAGATGTTCAATTCAATGGTATCGTGTATCATCTGAAGGCTGCAAAAAGGAGCTTATATCAG GAGCGACCAAATTAATCTATGCCCCTGAGCCATTTGATGTTGGACGAGTCTTGCAAGTTGATATTGttgcggaagacaagacaataaCACTGACAACCACTGGTCCAGTCGATCCTG CTGCTGGTTTGGGTAGCTATGTGGAGGCACTTGTTCGGAAACATGACGTTGAGTTTAAT GTGGTAATTACTCAGATGAACGGGGTCAATCATCAATCGGAATCTATTCATGCATTTCACATTGGGAAGATGAGGATAAAACTGTGCAAAGCAAAGACAACAATAGCTAAAGAGTACTATTCCAGTTCAATGCAG CTGTGTGGAGTTAGAGGTGGTGGGAATGCTGCAGCTCAGGCATTGTTTTGGCAAGCGAAGAAAGGGGTTTCTTTCGTTTTAGCATTTGAATCAGAAAGAGAGCGAAATGCAGCAATCATGCTTGCCAGGCGGTTCGCTTTTGATTGCAAT ATCATGTTAGCCGGGCCAGATGACAGAGCCCCATTGGGGACCTAA